TCTAATCGGGGTTACCCAGCTCACTTGATGATCTTGGTGACGCGACCCGCGCCGACCGTGCGGCCACCCTCCCGGATCGCGAACTTGAGGTTGTCCTCCATCGCGATGGGCTGGATCAGCTTCACGGTCATCGTGGTGTTGTCACCAGGCATGACCATCTCGGTGCCCTCGGGGAGGGTGACGACACCGGTGACGTCCGTGGTCCGGAAGTAGAACTGCGGACGGTAGTTCTGGAAGAACGGGGTGTGCCGGCCACCCTCCTCCTTGGAGAGGATGTAGACGGTCGCCTCGAACTCCGTGTGCGGGGTGGTGGTGCCCGGCTTGACGACCACCATGCCGCGCTCGACGTCCTCGCGCTTGGTGCCCCGGAGCAGCAGACCGACGTTCTCGCCTGCGCGGGCGTCGTCCAGGGTCTTCCGGAACATCTCGATCGCGGTGACCTTGGTCTTGAAGCCCTTCTCGCGGATGCCGACGACCTCGACGTCCTCGTTCGGGAGCAGCACGCCACGCTCGACGCGACCGGTGACCACGGTACCCCGACCGGTGATGGTGAAGACGTCCTCGACGGGCATGAGGAACGGCTTCTCGGTCTCGCGCTCCGGCTGCGGGATCGCGGTGTCGACCGCGCTCATCAGCTCGAGCAGCTTCTCGGTCCAGACCGGGTCGCCCTCGAGGGCCTTCAGCGCGGAGACCTGGACGACCGGCAGGTCGTCACCCGGGTACTCCTGAGCCGAGAGCAGCTCGCGGACCTCGAGCTCGACGAGCTCCAGGAGCTCCTCGTCGTCGACCATGTCGCTCTTGTTCAGCGCCACGACGATGTACGGCACGCCGACCTGGCGGGCCAGCAGCACGTGCTCGCGGGTCTGCGGCATCGGGCCGTCGGTCGCCGCGACCACCAGGATCGCGCCGTCCATCTGCGCGGCACCGGTGATCATGTTCTTGATGTAGTCGGCGTGACCGGGGCAGTCGACGTGCGCGTAGTGCCGCGCCTCGGTCTGGTACTCGACGTGTGCGATCGAGATCGTGATGCCGCGGGCCTTCTCCTCAGGCGCCTTGTCGATCTCGTCGAACGGCGTGTACGGGTTCAGGTCCGGGTACTGGTCGTGCAGGACCTTGGTGATGGCCGCCGTCAGCGTCGTCTTACCGTGGTCGATGTGACCAATGGTGCCGATGTTGACGTGCGGCTTAGTCCGCTCGAACTTCGCCTTCGCCACTGGTGTCCTCCTGTGGACTTCTTGGTTCGTTCGCCCCGGTGCGCCAGGTCGGCGCTTAGGACTCTGTCGACAGCCTTTCCGACCTGACGGCCGGAGAGCTTTGTGGGTTCTGCGGCGATGAAGCCTACAGGCCCGGAATTCACACAATCCGACCGAGGTGGTCGCAGTCGGGGAATCCTCCCGCGACCACCTCGGATCAGCTCAGGTGAGCGTCACTCACCCGTCGCCTTGGCGATGATCTCCTTGGCGACCGAGGACGGGACCTCGGCGTAGGAGTCGAACTGCATGCTGTAGCTAGCCCGGCCCTGGGTCTTCGACCGCAG
Above is a window of Verrucosispora sp. NA02020 DNA encoding:
- the tuf gene encoding elongation factor Tu, which produces MAKAKFERTKPHVNIGTIGHIDHGKTTLTAAITKVLHDQYPDLNPYTPFDEIDKAPEEKARGITISIAHVEYQTEARHYAHVDCPGHADYIKNMITGAAQMDGAILVVAATDGPMPQTREHVLLARQVGVPYIVVALNKSDMVDDEELLELVELEVRELLSAQEYPGDDLPVVQVSALKALEGDPVWTEKLLELMSAVDTAIPQPERETEKPFLMPVEDVFTITGRGTVVTGRVERGVLLPNEDVEVVGIREKGFKTKVTAIEMFRKTLDDARAGENVGLLLRGTKREDVERGMVVVKPGTTTPHTEFEATVYILSKEEGGRHTPFFQNYRPQFYFRTTDVTGVVTLPEGTEMVMPGDNTTMTVKLIQPIAMEDNLKFAIREGGRTVGAGRVTKIIK